A window from Chitinophaga filiformis encodes these proteins:
- a CDS encoding RNA polymerase sigma factor, whose amino-acid sequence MTKSEFLEHTMPHQGIIFKVINIYADTREDKEDLLQEIWLQLWLSFPRFQHKSKVSTWMYQVALNTALTHSKKSATRQKHTQQIMPAPSVDYDDQVHHDQERILWDAIRALPKAEKALILLYIDGISYREISDITGDSENNVGVKLSRIRQKLKDLITRTKIEY is encoded by the coding sequence ATGACCAAATCCGAGTTCCTGGAACACACAATGCCGCATCAGGGAATCATTTTCAAAGTAATAAACATCTATGCGGATACGAGAGAGGATAAAGAAGACCTTTTACAGGAAATCTGGCTACAGCTATGGTTGTCTTTTCCCAGGTTTCAGCATAAAAGTAAAGTGTCTACCTGGATGTACCAGGTAGCATTGAACACGGCATTGACGCATTCTAAAAAGTCTGCCACGCGGCAAAAACATACACAACAGATAATGCCAGCACCCTCAGTTGATTATGATGACCAGGTACATCATGACCAGGAGCGCATACTCTGGGATGCTATCCGTGCGCTTCCCAAAGCAGAAAAAGCTTTGATCCTGCTGTATATAGACGGCATCAGCTACCGCGAAATATCAGATATCACAGGTGATTCAGAAAATAATGTCGGTGTTAAACTGAGCAGGATACGGCAGAAACTGAAAGATTTAATCACACGTACTAAAATTGAATACTGA
- a CDS encoding TraB/GumN family protein produces MRTLNLLKTIVLSLALLTAAFQPVSAQEQKGLLWEISGKNLSKPAYLFGTIHLYDTSSYELPQAPFDMLDKVDKVYFELDFAKIDPSEMMAAMFIPDTTQYINKLLDAASLEKLRALSSTSVTLNMLGDRLYAIKPVLLIALIMGNDGKAASVDLALYGAAGKKKLPTGGLETVKEEMDAINAISIPEQVKMLQQTLIRKQPPAALLKNMTAVYVKQDIERLLTELNDESPLDVNFNEQLLVKRNIVMAARIDSLLQHEHPLIAVGAGHLGNKTGLIMLLKEKGYTLKNIPFNIKKAHE; encoded by the coding sequence ATGAGAACATTAAATTTACTGAAAACCATTGTTTTAAGTCTGGCCCTGTTAACAGCAGCGTTTCAGCCGGTATCTGCCCAGGAACAGAAAGGGCTCCTGTGGGAGATTTCTGGTAAGAACCTGTCAAAACCTGCTTATTTATTTGGCACCATTCACCTGTACGATACCAGTTCATATGAGTTACCCCAGGCGCCGTTTGATATGTTAGACAAAGTGGATAAGGTATACTTCGAGCTGGACTTCGCAAAGATCGATCCCTCAGAAATGATGGCTGCCATGTTTATACCAGACACTACACAATACATCAATAAATTGCTGGACGCTGCATCATTAGAAAAGCTCCGGGCTTTGTCCTCCACTTCCGTTACGCTAAACATGCTTGGAGACAGATTGTACGCTATCAAGCCCGTGTTGCTGATCGCACTGATCATGGGAAATGATGGCAAGGCGGCCTCGGTCGACCTTGCATTGTACGGCGCTGCAGGTAAGAAGAAACTGCCTACCGGCGGATTGGAAACGGTAAAGGAAGAAATGGACGCCATCAATGCCATCTCTATTCCCGAACAGGTAAAAATGCTCCAGCAGACGTTGATAAGAAAGCAGCCGCCTGCAGCATTGCTGAAGAATATGACGGCGGTGTACGTTAAGCAGGACATTGAGCGTCTGCTGACGGAACTGAATGATGAAAGTCCGCTTGACGTGAATTTCAACGAACAATTACTCGTTAAAAGAAATATTGTGATGGCCGCAAGAATCGACTCCCTGCTGCAGCATGAACATCCACTGATTGCTGTGGGCGCCGGGCACCTGGGGAACAAGACAGGCCTCATAATGTTATTGAAAGAAAAAGGGTATACTTTGAAGAACATTCCCTTTAACATTAAAAAGGCGCATGAGTAA